From Paenibacillus polymyxa, the proteins below share one genomic window:
- the rimI gene encoding ribosomal protein S18-alanine N-acetyltransferase, with amino-acid sequence MAKNIQREEKLEFRLMQLDDIPDVLEIEHEAFTLPWTEEAFRNELTMNHFAKYMIMELNGRAIGYAGMWTIMDEAHITNIAVREAYRGRKLGDKLLDELMQTASYLGMERMTLEVRVTNRIAQGLYEKKGFKPAGVRKGYYSDNNEDAVIMWADLPAHGASGEQEGSVQEQ; translated from the coding sequence ATGGCAAAGAACATACAGCGGGAAGAGAAGCTTGAGTTTCGCTTAATGCAACTGGATGACATCCCCGATGTGCTGGAGATTGAGCATGAAGCGTTCACGCTGCCGTGGACGGAGGAAGCCTTCCGCAATGAGCTGACGATGAATCATTTCGCTAAATATATGATTATGGAGCTTAATGGACGAGCCATTGGTTACGCAGGCATGTGGACGATTATGGATGAGGCGCATATTACGAATATTGCGGTTCGTGAGGCTTATCGTGGACGCAAGCTTGGAGACAAGCTGTTGGATGAGCTGATGCAGACTGCCTCTTATTTAGGGATGGAGCGTATGACCCTAGAGGTCCGGGTAACGAACCGGATCGCTCAGGGCTTGTATGAGAAAAAGGGCTTTAAGCCTGCAGGTGTACGCAAGGGCTATTATTCGGATAATAACGAGGATGCTGTGATTATGTGGGCGGATCTTCCCGCACACGGGGCATCCGGTGAACAGGAAGGAAGCGTGCAGGAGCAATGA
- the tsaE gene encoding tRNA (adenosine(37)-N6)-threonylcarbamoyltransferase complex ATPase subunit type 1 TsaE, with protein sequence MTISQEQFVFRSVSEAQTGTLAGFLAAQAGPGTVIVLDGDLGAGKTAFSKAFASHLGVPGIVNSPTFTLIKEYEGRLPLYHMDVYRISQDEAEDLGLDEYFYGTGVCLVEWGSIIPDMLPNQRLHMYIETTDVGERLIHLTGYGEPYEQWCRSLRENGV encoded by the coding sequence ATGACAATTTCGCAGGAACAGTTTGTATTCCGTTCTGTCTCAGAGGCACAGACCGGGACATTAGCAGGCTTTTTGGCAGCCCAAGCGGGTCCCGGAACCGTGATTGTGTTGGATGGAGATCTGGGAGCGGGCAAGACTGCTTTTTCCAAGGCTTTTGCCAGCCATTTAGGGGTGCCGGGTATCGTAAATAGTCCAACCTTCACCCTCATTAAGGAGTACGAGGGCCGATTGCCTTTGTATCATATGGATGTATACCGTATCTCTCAGGACGAGGCGGAGGATCTGGGGCTGGACGAATACTTTTACGGGACAGGAGTATGTCTGGTGGAATGGGGTAGTATTATACCGGATATGTTGCCGAATCAGCGGCTTCACATGTATATAGAAACAACGGATGTAGGGGAGCGCTTGATTCACCTGACCGGGTACGGCGAGCCTTATGAACAATGGTGCCGCAGCTTGCGGGAGAATGGAGTTTGA
- a CDS encoding cysteine hydrolase family protein: protein MGQTVLLLIDVQQAMFMYDEKLYREQEVVAHLQQLLTEARASGTPVIFVQHTDEADEDFRENSLGWAIADVVRPLPHERIVRKSSWDSFYQTELRHVLQGLGASQLIIAGMQTEFCLDTTCRSAYSLGYQNNVLVSDAHSTFDSKVLSGEQIVAHHNAVLGNRFARLLTTADVHFS from the coding sequence ATGGGACAAACCGTTTTACTCTTGATTGATGTTCAGCAGGCTATGTTCATGTATGATGAGAAGCTGTATCGTGAACAGGAAGTTGTAGCGCATTTGCAGCAGCTTTTAACCGAAGCCAGAGCTTCTGGTACACCGGTCATTTTCGTGCAGCATACCGATGAAGCGGATGAGGATTTCCGGGAAAACAGTCTAGGCTGGGCCATCGCAGACGTGGTGCGTCCTCTTCCTCACGAACGAATTGTCCGAAAATCATCCTGGGACAGCTTCTACCAAACTGAATTGCGTCATGTGCTCCAGGGATTGGGGGCAAGCCAGCTGATTATTGCCGGAATGCAGACTGAATTTTGTCTCGACACGACTTGCCGAAGTGCCTATAGTCTGGGATACCAGAACAACGTGCTCGTATCGGATGCGCATAGTACATTTGATAGCAAGGTACTAAGCGGCGAACAAATCGTAGCTCATCACAATGCAGTGCTGGGTAATCGTTTTGCGCGTTTGCTCACGACGGCAGACGTACATTTTTCGTGA
- a CDS encoding acetyl-CoA C-acetyltransferase encodes MKKVAIVSPLRTAVGSFNKALAPLSAPELGATVMTACLQQSKLEPSLIDQIFMGNVLQAGNGQNPARQAALKAGIPIDVPESTINTVCGSGLHAVALAYDSILAEQGNIVLAGGMESMSNAPYLLKNARNGYKLGNGELVDSLVADGLTCPINHYHMGITAENVAEKYGISRLEQDAFAYESQIKAVEAKNNKVFEEQIVPVMIKNKKETTYFTEDEHIRGNTTKEKLSQLKPAFKENGTVTAGNASGINDGAAAMLVVSEDKCKEHALKPLAYIKGYSLVGVDPAYMGMGPVKAISSLLKKQGMSIDDIDLFEINEAFAAQALAVQKELGVNPEKANVNGGAIAIGHPVGASGARVLVTLVHEMVRRSSRYGVVSLCIGTGMGIAMLVENALI; translated from the coding sequence ATGAAAAAAGTAGCTATAGTAAGCCCGTTGAGAACAGCGGTCGGTTCATTTAATAAAGCTCTTGCCCCCCTGAGCGCTCCTGAACTGGGAGCAACCGTGATGACAGCATGCCTTCAGCAAAGTAAATTAGAGCCTTCTTTGATTGATCAAATTTTTATGGGAAATGTTCTTCAAGCGGGCAATGGTCAAAATCCTGCCAGACAGGCGGCACTAAAAGCCGGTATCCCCATTGATGTACCCGAATCAACGATAAACACGGTTTGCGGTTCAGGACTCCATGCCGTCGCGTTAGCTTACGATTCCATATTGGCAGAACAAGGAAACATCGTCTTGGCCGGTGGCATGGAGAGCATGTCGAACGCCCCTTATCTGCTAAAAAATGCTAGAAACGGCTACAAGCTCGGTAACGGTGAATTGGTAGACTCCTTGGTGGCCGATGGCCTAACATGCCCGATCAACCATTACCATATGGGAATTACCGCCGAAAATGTTGCCGAAAAATATGGAATTTCAAGACTTGAGCAAGATGCATTTGCTTATGAAAGCCAGATAAAGGCTGTCGAAGCAAAAAACAACAAGGTTTTTGAAGAGCAAATTGTTCCGGTCATGATCAAAAACAAAAAAGAAACTACTTATTTCACAGAGGACGAACACATAAGAGGAAATACGACGAAAGAAAAACTTTCTCAGTTAAAACCTGCGTTTAAGGAGAACGGAACGGTTACTGCGGGAAACGCTTCGGGCATCAATGATGGTGCGGCGGCTATGCTAGTCGTGTCGGAAGACAAATGTAAGGAACATGCGTTAAAGCCGTTAGCATATATCAAAGGTTACTCGCTTGTTGGTGTTGACCCTGCATATATGGGAATGGGACCGGTAAAAGCCATTTCGTCACTGCTGAAGAAACAGGGAATGTCTATAGATGACATTGATCTCTTTGAAATTAACGAAGCGTTTGCTGCACAAGCTCTAGCGGTGCAAAAAGAGCTTGGAGTTAATCCAGAGAAAGCCAATGTCAATGGCGGCGCGATCGCAATCGGTCACCCTGTTGGTGCAAGCGGTGCTAGGGTATTGGTTACGTTGGTTCACGAAATGGTACGCAGATCTTCACGTTATGGCGTAGTCTCGTTATGTATTGGAACGGGAATGGGAATAGCCATGCTGGTTGAAAATGCACTTATTTAA
- a CDS encoding acetoacetate decarboxylase, whose protein sequence is MNQKDVLSLQSMPAASGSYGRPPCRFINREFFIITYESDPAAIRQAVPEPLQPDGSNTVSYEWIKMPDSSGLGSYEESGIVIPCTFQGEPCNFVAQMYLDNAPAILGGREIWGFPKKWAKPRLVVEDTETLTGTLHYNNVLVAMGTTPFKYNVLDEKETAKAIAKTQVNLKLIPDVDGTPKIAQLVAYNLENITVKGAWSGPARLSLIPHVNAPVADLPVKTYVGGKHFIANLTLPYGRVLYDYLQ, encoded by the coding sequence ATGAATCAAAAAGATGTACTTTCACTCCAATCCATGCCTGCGGCCAGTGGTAGTTATGGACGTCCGCCATGCCGGTTCATCAACCGGGAATTCTTTATTATTACCTATGAATCCGATCCCGCCGCGATTAGACAGGCGGTTCCTGAACCTCTTCAGCCGGATGGAAGTAATACGGTTTCCTATGAATGGATCAAAATGCCCGATTCATCCGGTTTAGGAAGCTATGAGGAAAGCGGCATTGTCATTCCGTGTACTTTTCAGGGAGAACCGTGTAATTTTGTTGCCCAAATGTATTTGGATAATGCACCTGCTATTCTGGGGGGACGTGAAATCTGGGGATTTCCGAAAAAATGGGCGAAGCCTCGCCTGGTCGTTGAGGATACAGAGACGCTGACGGGTACATTGCATTACAATAACGTCCTGGTAGCTATGGGAACCACCCCTTTCAAATATAACGTGCTTGATGAAAAGGAAACGGCTAAAGCCATCGCAAAAACGCAAGTTAATTTAAAATTAATTCCTGATGTAGACGGCACTCCTAAAATTGCTCAGCTAGTGGCATATAATCTTGAAAATATTACTGTAAAAGGAGCCTGGTCAGGGCCTGCCAGATTAAGCTTGATCCCCCATGTCAATGCTCCTGTGGCAGATTTGCCGGTTAAAACTTATGTTGGCGGAAAACATTTTATTGCCAATTTAACGCTTCCATATGGAAGAGTCCTATACGATTATCTCCAATAA
- a CDS encoding CoA transferase subunit A has protein sequence MNKKVNSAEEAVKRIKDGDTVMVGGFLQGGIPEELVRALVDTNSADNLTIISNDTGTTELSIYRLVKSGRVKRIFASYIGSNPETGRLLMTKEAEVQLFPQGTLAEKIRAGGAGLGGFLTPVGVGTIVEEGKQKIKIDEREYLLELPLKADVALIRAHKADEAGNLVINGTSRNFNMVMATAAEYVVAQTDEYVKAGEIDPNHINVPGIFVDAIVKVGGDNE, from the coding sequence ATGAATAAAAAAGTAAACTCCGCTGAAGAAGCAGTTAAGAGAATCAAAGACGGAGATACGGTGATGGTCGGAGGTTTTCTGCAAGGAGGCATTCCAGAAGAACTGGTGCGTGCGCTTGTCGATACAAATTCCGCTGACAATCTTACGATTATTTCCAATGACACAGGCACAACGGAATTATCTATTTATAGACTTGTAAAAAGTGGTAGAGTCAAGCGGATTTTTGCATCCTATATTGGCTCCAATCCCGAAACAGGAAGGCTCTTGATGACAAAAGAAGCGGAGGTTCAACTCTTCCCACAAGGGACGCTCGCTGAAAAAATACGCGCAGGCGGAGCCGGTTTGGGTGGATTTTTAACACCTGTAGGTGTCGGCACCATTGTAGAGGAAGGAAAACAGAAAATCAAAATTGACGAAAGAGAATATTTGCTCGAACTACCGCTCAAAGCCGATGTGGCGCTCATCAGAGCCCATAAAGCTGATGAAGCGGGGAACCTTGTCATCAACGGCACTTCACGCAACTTCAATATGGTGATGGCTACCGCAGCCGAGTATGTAGTTGCTCAGACAGACGAATACGTAAAGGCGGGAGAAATTGACCCCAATCATATCAATGTTCCCGGAATATTTGTCGACGCGATTGTAAAGGTGGGTGGAGACAATGAATAA
- a CDS encoding 3-oxoacid CoA-transferase subunit B — protein MNNRELIIRRIAQEFKDGEVVNLGIGLPTMAVDYIPENINIMLQAENGIVGVGPKAAPGKERLDCIDSGGNYVTTMKGACYIDSALSFSIIRGGHVDVTVLGALEVDEKGNLANWMIPGKKVPGMGGAMDLVVGAKRVIVAMEHVNKNGAPKILKQCKLPLTAVNVVKTIVTEKGVIDVIPGKGLMLKEIAPGLSVEDVQMATEAELMVSPHLKTIAV, from the coding sequence ATGAATAATAGAGAATTGATTATTAGAAGAATAGCCCAGGAATTCAAAGATGGCGAAGTGGTCAATCTTGGTATTGGATTACCTACCATGGCGGTGGACTACATCCCGGAAAATATTAATATTATGCTGCAGGCGGAGAACGGAATTGTCGGCGTTGGTCCCAAAGCAGCTCCGGGAAAAGAAAGACTCGATTGTATCGATTCAGGCGGAAACTACGTTACAACCATGAAAGGAGCCTGCTATATTGACAGTGCGCTTTCATTTTCCATTATACGTGGAGGGCATGTGGACGTTACCGTTCTGGGTGCTCTGGAGGTCGATGAGAAAGGCAACCTTGCAAACTGGATGATCCCAGGGAAAAAGGTGCCGGGCATGGGCGGAGCCATGGATTTGGTGGTTGGAGCCAAGAGAGTGATTGTAGCTATGGAGCATGTGAACAAAAATGGGGCGCCGAAAATACTGAAACAATGTAAGCTGCCCCTAACCGCTGTAAATGTGGTAAAGACCATCGTAACCGAAAAGGGTGTCATCGATGTTATTCCGGGTAAAGGGCTGATGCTCAAGGAAATTGCTCCAGGTTTGTCGGTGGAAGATGTTCAAATGGCAACAGAGGCTGAGTTGATGGTTTCTCCACATTTGAAGACCATTGCAGTGTAA
- a CDS encoding H-type small acid-soluble spore protein, with the protein MNVERAKAIYDSNETIAVQLDGKPIWIEHVDEANGMATIQIGSRPGNTQTVRVDRLEEQ; encoded by the coding sequence ATGAATGTGGAACGAGCAAAAGCCATTTATGATTCAAACGAAACGATTGCCGTCCAATTGGATGGCAAACCGATTTGGATTGAGCATGTAGATGAAGCGAATGGTATGGCAACGATACAGATCGGCAGCAGACCCGGCAATACACAAACCGTTCGTGTGGATCGATTGGAAGAACAATAG
- a CDS encoding Ku protein, which translates to MHTVWKGAISFGLVHVPVKMFSATEDKDISMRYIHKECGSPLSYVRKCPVCDKEVEWEEIGKGYEYEKGKFVMFDKEELEQVSGQADKNIVILDFVDLQEIDPIYFQKTYYLSPDQAGSNAYKLLMNAMKDTGKIGIAQISIRSKSSLAAIRVLDECLAVETMFYPDEIRPIAQVPNLPGQEEVKEKELTMAKMLIEQLSTPFDAAKYTDQYRERLLDLIQHKVAGEEVRIAPTQPQTNVVDLMAALQASIEAVKPVVTDPGPAAKKRPARKPAAVTAQQAVAGDAISPAPVKKKRSPAKRKET; encoded by the coding sequence ATGCATACAGTCTGGAAAGGCGCGATCAGCTTTGGGCTGGTTCATGTGCCAGTTAAAATGTTTTCAGCTACTGAGGACAAGGATATTTCCATGCGTTATATTCACAAGGAATGTGGGAGTCCACTGAGCTATGTACGGAAGTGCCCTGTTTGTGATAAGGAGGTTGAATGGGAGGAAATTGGAAAAGGATACGAATATGAAAAAGGAAAATTTGTCATGTTCGACAAGGAGGAACTGGAGCAAGTTAGCGGGCAAGCCGATAAAAATATCGTGATTTTGGACTTTGTGGATTTACAGGAAATTGATCCGATCTACTTTCAGAAAACGTATTATTTGTCCCCAGATCAAGCCGGCTCCAATGCGTATAAGCTGCTCATGAATGCAATGAAGGATACCGGAAAAATCGGGATTGCCCAAATCTCCATCCGCTCGAAAAGCAGTCTGGCAGCCATTCGCGTGCTGGATGAATGCTTGGCGGTGGAGACCATGTTTTACCCGGACGAAATCCGTCCCATTGCTCAAGTTCCCAACTTACCTGGACAGGAGGAGGTTAAAGAGAAAGAGCTGACCATGGCAAAAATGTTGATCGAGCAGCTATCTACCCCTTTTGATGCAGCAAAGTATACGGATCAGTACCGCGAGCGTCTGCTGGATCTTATCCAGCATAAAGTAGCTGGCGAAGAGGTGCGAATTGCCCCAACACAGCCTCAGACCAATGTGGTTGATTTAATGGCTGCCCTCCAAGCCAGTATTGAGGCAGTGAAGCCTGTCGTTACCGATCCTGGTCCTGCTGCGAAAAAACGTCCTGCGCGTAAACCAGCAGCCGTGACAGCACAACAAGCTGTGGCAGGCGACGCCATCTCTCCTGCTCCAGTCAAAAAGAAAAGGAGCCCTGCTAAACGTAAAGAAACGTGA
- a CDS encoding erythromycin esterase family protein yields MKKKMIIVLGASAIMLANFVGSTYADSKTVVSVTAPYNTNQIAEWLEAHAKPLKTTNPTAPLNDLKPLKNMVGSASIVGLGEATHGAHEVYTMKHRIVNYLVSEKGFTNLVLEEGWDRALELDRYVLTGKGNPSQHLSPAFKTKEMLHLLSWIRQYNANPKHKSKVRVIGMDIQSVNENVYNNIVEYIKRNNSDLVPRVEKKIRGLIPVTKDMDTFGSLTQKEKEKYISDAKQISALLEQNKSYLNGKSREFAWIKQNARIIEQFTTMLASPPDKPSDLFLKHDIAMYENAKWTEEHLGKTIVWGHNGHVSKTNMIPFIYPKVAGQHLAEYYGKRYVSIGTSVYEGQYNVYNNDGEFGPYGTLKSDDPNSYNYIFGHVKKDQFIIDLRKTNGVTKTWLNQQHPIFAGITTEGPNIPKTVDISLGKSFDILVQIQKVSPSQLHQ; encoded by the coding sequence ATGAAAAAGAAAATGATTATTGTACTTGGTGCTTCTGCTATAATGCTGGCTAATTTTGTAGGAAGTACTTATGCAGATTCGAAAACAGTAGTTTCTGTTACAGCTCCCTACAATACAAATCAAATAGCAGAATGGTTAGAAGCGCATGCAAAGCCTTTAAAAACAACGAATCCAACTGCACCTCTTAATGATTTAAAACCACTTAAGAATATGGTAGGTTCAGCTTCAATTGTAGGTTTAGGTGAAGCTACACATGGGGCTCATGAAGTTTATACAATGAAACACCGCATTGTTAATTATTTAGTATCTGAAAAGGGCTTTACCAACTTAGTTTTAGAAGAGGGATGGGACAGAGCTTTGGAACTTGATCGATATGTTCTTACTGGTAAGGGAAACCCAAGCCAACATCTATCACCTGCATTTAAGACGAAAGAAATGTTACATCTACTTAGTTGGATTCGGCAATATAATGCTAATCCAAAACATAAATCTAAAGTGCGTGTCATTGGGATGGATATTCAATCAGTAAACGAGAATGTTTATAATAATATAGTAGAATATATAAAAAGAAACAATTCAGATCTTGTGCCTAGAGTCGAAAAGAAGATAAGAGGGCTTATTCCTGTAACAAAGGACATGGATACCTTTGGCAGCCTTACGCAAAAGGAAAAAGAAAAGTATATTTCAGATGCTAAACAAATCAGTGCTTTATTAGAACAAAATAAAAGCTATCTAAATGGAAAATCCAGAGAGTTCGCATGGATAAAACAAAATGCCCGTATTATTGAACAATTTACTACAATGTTAGCGTCACCACCTGATAAACCATCCGACCTTTTTTTGAAACATGATATTGCAATGTATGAAAATGCGAAGTGGACTGAAGAACATTTAGGAAAAACCATTGTTTGGGGACATAACGGACACGTTTCGAAAACAAATATGATTCCTTTTATATACCCTAAAGTAGCTGGGCAGCATTTAGCGGAGTATTATGGAAAGCGGTATGTATCTATTGGAACATCAGTTTACGAAGGGCAATATAATGTCTATAATAATGACGGTGAATTTGGCCCATATGGAACATTAAAATCAGATGATCCCAACAGCTATAACTACATCTTTGGACATGTCAAAAAAGATCAATTTATTATAGATTTACGTAAGACGAACGGAGTGACAAAAACTTGGTTAAACCAACAACATCCAATTTTCGCTGGAATAACTACGGAAGGCCCTAATATACCAAAAACTGTTGATATATCATTAGGTAAATCGTTTGATATACTTGTTCAAATTCAAAAAGTGAGTCCATCTCAACTACATCAATAA
- a CDS encoding ABC transporter ATP-binding protein — protein MTHLRLYMTKLYSVNGGALFLNIGCMMIVSLLEGVGIYMLVPMLAAIGVFGGHSEMPFLSGGFDYFLPYIPKSWLLPGMLMFFVVLLTGQAWLQRYQSILNSRIQQRFMRSLRIDVYTSFMKAQWAFYLRQRKSDFSHVMTTELARVSQGTNLLLQLTTAVMFTLIQIALAFWLSPSLTGLVFLSGLTLFVVFRRSIRNAKQLGDRTTELSQIYFAGITDHMNGMKDIKSNLLEVANIHWFRSLTQRMEDNTTQFVRQNATTQFFHRIAAAVFVVSVLFVSLQWLHVTPEKLIVLVLIFSRLWPRFALIQASLEYIMSMISAFESVTKVQRECEAFSDPALIGLTSSENHVPFDSSVNHLSSTSTSARQPLSFRNGIECCHLDYCYEGAAEPALRHINLLIPARGMTAIVGKSGAGKSTMVDVLMGFLRPTGGQIKIDGHVLDDKLLPLWRQSFGYVSQDPFLFHATVRENLKLADKDASEQQLWEALHFAAADNFVSRLPEGLDTVIGDRGIRLSGGERQRLVLARAILHHPPVLILDEATSALDGEHEAAIQAALERMKGQMTLIVIAHRLSTIRHADQIVVLDQGEVIQQGNYHQLVEEERGAFSQLLSYQSTVSAAP, from the coding sequence ATGACTCACCTGCGATTATATATGACCAAGCTGTATAGCGTGAACGGCGGGGCGTTATTTCTTAATATTGGATGTATGATGATCGTCAGCCTACTGGAGGGTGTCGGCATTTATATGCTTGTTCCTATGCTGGCGGCCATCGGCGTATTTGGTGGTCATTCAGAGATGCCATTTCTGTCGGGTGGATTTGATTATTTTTTGCCGTACATTCCTAAAAGCTGGCTGTTGCCGGGGATGCTAATGTTTTTCGTCGTGCTGCTTACCGGGCAGGCTTGGCTTCAGCGTTACCAGTCCATTCTTAACTCACGGATTCAGCAGCGTTTTATGCGTTCCCTTCGAATAGACGTATACACTTCCTTTATGAAGGCGCAGTGGGCTTTTTATTTGCGTCAGCGTAAATCTGATTTTAGCCACGTGATGACGACCGAGCTGGCGCGTGTCAGTCAGGGAACGAATTTGCTTCTTCAACTGACCACGGCCGTCATGTTTACGCTAATCCAGATTGCGCTGGCTTTTTGGCTATCCCCTTCTTTAACCGGGCTGGTGTTTCTGAGTGGCTTGACGCTGTTTGTCGTGTTCCGTCGCTCCATCCGAAATGCCAAACAATTAGGTGACCGTACCACTGAGCTGTCACAGATTTATTTTGCCGGAATTACGGATCATATGAACGGGATGAAAGATATTAAAAGCAATCTGCTGGAAGTAGCGAATATTCATTGGTTTCGCTCCCTGACGCAGCGCATGGAGGATAATACGACTCAGTTTGTCCGGCAAAATGCGACCACACAGTTTTTTCATCGCATAGCGGCAGCTGTTTTTGTCGTTAGTGTCCTATTTGTGTCGCTCCAGTGGCTGCATGTTACACCTGAAAAACTGATCGTGCTCGTCCTTATATTTTCCCGCTTATGGCCCAGGTTTGCCCTTATACAAGCGAGCCTGGAATATATTATGTCTATGATCTCTGCTTTTGAGAGTGTAACCAAAGTGCAACGGGAATGCGAGGCTTTCTCAGATCCTGCTTTAATTGGGCTTACATCCTCTGAGAATCATGTCCCATTCGATTCATCGGTAAATCATTTGTCATCTACATCTACATCTGCACGGCAACCCCTATCCTTTCGTAATGGAATAGAATGCTGCCATTTGGATTATTGCTACGAGGGTGCGGCAGAGCCTGCCCTACGTCATATTAATTTGTTGATACCCGCCCGGGGAATGACTGCCATTGTAGGGAAATCAGGAGCAGGCAAAAGCACAATGGTCGATGTTCTAATGGGTTTTTTACGCCCAACGGGGGGACAGATTAAAATCGATGGTCATGTGCTGGACGACAAATTGCTGCCGCTGTGGCGGCAGTCGTTTGGCTATGTGTCACAGGACCCGTTTTTGTTCCATGCGACCGTCCGTGAAAATTTGAAGCTGGCCGATAAGGATGCTAGTGAACAACAGCTATGGGAGGCGTTACATTTTGCAGCTGCAGACAACTTTGTATCCAGACTGCCAGAAGGGCTGGACACAGTCATTGGTGATCGCGGGATTCGTCTGTCCGGGGGAGAGCGTCAACGGCTGGTATTAGCGCGGGCTATTTTGCATCATCCTCCTGTACTCATCCTGGATGAAGCGACAAGTGCACTGGATGGTGAGCACGAGGCTGCAATTCAGGCAGCATTGGAACGGATGAAAGGTCAAATGACGTTGATCGTGATCGCTCACCGCCTGTCAACGATCAGACATGCAGATCAAATTGTTGTTCTGGATCAAGGCGAGGTCATACAGCAGGGGAACTACCACCAACTGGTAGAAGAGGAGCGGGGGGCGTTCAGTCAGCTACTTTCGTATCAAAGCACTGTCAGCGCCGCCCCTTAG